A single genomic interval of Parvularcula marina harbors:
- a CDS encoding polysaccharide deacetylase family protein: MMRAGRVAAAMLAICIGFSGVAGAAERFPNGRKAALALTYDDSLESQLDNALPALDRHGFKATFYVTIGREGFPARLEDWRAAAANGHELGNHTLHHPCQGSRPGRDWVTPEADLDLYTVERIRMEAEMTNFVLQLVDGKESRTYAYPCGDVLAGGESYVDALAPMFVASRGVSTATDWIDRGEIDFARLATWGPTEVTGKELIAYAEEVLASGGIGTLTFHGIGGDYLSVSVEAHEELLDWLSAHQDEIWVDTVRAIATHLQSTEGE, translated from the coding sequence ATGATGAGAGCAGGGCGAGTTGCAGCGGCGATGCTGGCGATCTGTATCGGTTTCAGCGGTGTGGCGGGGGCGGCCGAGCGGTTCCCCAATGGTCGAAAGGCGGCATTGGCGCTGACCTATGACGACTCGCTCGAAAGCCAGCTCGACAATGCTCTGCCGGCGCTCGACCGCCATGGGTTCAAGGCAACCTTTTATGTGACGATCGGCCGGGAGGGCTTCCCTGCACGGCTGGAGGACTGGCGAGCGGCGGCGGCGAATGGTCATGAGCTCGGCAATCATACGCTCCATCATCCCTGTCAGGGATCTCGGCCGGGCCGTGACTGGGTGACGCCTGAAGCTGACCTCGATCTTTACACGGTCGAACGCATCAGGATGGAAGCGGAGATGACGAATTTCGTCCTCCAACTTGTCGATGGGAAAGAGAGCCGGACCTATGCTTATCCCTGCGGCGATGTACTGGCGGGCGGTGAGTCATATGTTGATGCTCTGGCACCGATGTTCGTTGCTTCCCGCGGCGTCTCAACAGCCACTGACTGGATCGACCGCGGTGAGATCGACTTTGCGCGGCTGGCCACATGGGGGCCGACGGAGGTGACCGGCAAGGAGCTGATCGCCTATGCGGAGGAAGTACTCGCCTCAGGCGGTATCGGGACGCTGACTTTCCATGGTATTGGCGGCGATTATCTCTCCGTCTCAGTCGAGGCGCATGAGGAACTACTCGACTGGCTTTCCGCGCATCAGGATGAGATCTGGGTCGACACCGTTCGGGCGATTGCCACTCATCTTCAGTCAACGGAGGGTGAATAG
- a CDS encoding DUF6445 family protein: MSQGAPRAEINHELIGDERLPVLIIDNALSGAERLIDLAAQSDWSVRSQYYPGIRAAAPMDYATALSRALEKPIFEAFGWNGGSLTAEETSFSLVTTPPEQLVPYQRVPHIDGTDICTLAVLHFIGRQDDEETGTSFFRHGRTGFESVNAERHEAYRAATEQDLAEDGEPPEGYIQGSTQRYEQTAFFAGRYNRILVYQGHTLHCGMIPPGFSFNPDPREGRLTVNTFLKYRP, translated from the coding sequence ATGTCGCAGGGAGCGCCGCGGGCCGAGATCAATCATGAGCTGATCGGGGATGAACGGCTCCCCGTTCTGATCATTGATAACGCGTTGAGCGGGGCGGAACGGCTGATTGATCTGGCGGCGCAATCGGACTGGTCGGTCAGATCGCAATATTATCCAGGCATTCGCGCGGCGGCGCCCATGGATTATGCCACCGCGCTTTCCCGGGCATTGGAGAAGCCTATCTTTGAGGCCTTCGGTTGGAATGGGGGCAGCCTCACGGCGGAGGAGACATCTTTTTCGCTGGTGACAACGCCGCCTGAACAGCTCGTGCCCTATCAGCGGGTGCCGCATATTGACGGAACGGATATTTGCACACTGGCTGTGCTGCATTTCATCGGACGACAGGACGATGAAGAGACTGGTACGTCCTTTTTCCGTCATGGGCGGACGGGATTTGAATCCGTCAATGCCGAACGGCATGAAGCCTATCGGGCTGCCACCGAACAGGATCTTGCCGAAGATGGGGAGCCGCCGGAAGGGTACATTCAGGGGTCAACCCAGCGGTATGAACAGACCGCCTTTTTCGCGGGGCGATATAACCGTATTCTCGTTTATCAGGGCCACACACTTCACTGCGGCATGATCCCGCCGGGATTTTCGTTTAATCCGGATCCGAGGGAAGGGCGGCTTACGGTCAATACTTTTCTGAAATATCGTCCGTAA
- a CDS encoding glycoside hydrolase family 3 protein — protein MTRQNWLLTTAASALLLTACGGKEDAADTDKKAAAYTKADDPNVHPEIWPKGQSPVERDEAIEERVAEILAGMTLEQKVGQVIQGDIGATTPDDVAKYHLGSVLNGGNSAPKGDLRISPTEWLALADEFWDASVGPDGDGIPAIWGTDAVHGHSNIIGATIFPHNIGLGAANDPELIRRIGEVTALEIAVTGLDWTFAPTVATPRDDRWGRTYEGYSEGPEIVGAYAAEMVKGLQGEAGTDEFLGPDKVISTVKHFLGDGGTKDGIDQGETIATEEELRDIHAAGYIPAINAGVQSAMASYSSWNGRKMHGNKSLLSDVLVDQLGFDGFVVGDWNGHGQIKDCVPTDCLQSIMAGLDMYMAPDSWRGLYESTLGYAKSGDLPMDRLDEAVSRILRVKLTAGVWEKGRPSTRPLAGQWELLGAPEHRAVAREAVRKSLVLLKNDGTLPISPGANVLVTGAGANDMNMQTGGWTISWQGTGNAREDFPNADTIWEGIEATVNASGGTATLSEDGSYETAPDVAIVVFGETPYAEFQGDRPHVDFMDNAGLNALTSYQEAGIPAVAVFISGRPLYVNPELNASNAFLAAWLPGSEGGGVADVLFTDAAGNTRYDFTGRLSYSWPKRPDQAVLNVGDADYDPLFAYGTGLSYGDDGNLEELPTDYVVAGGGSDIVFDEGSSGDWRMSVVTAYSPPVQVEDVTAETQDGALRLSRIDREAQEDSLVLDWSGAAEASFIVSGGPVDWSRQANGELALQVDYRLDEPLSGPISLGMGCGEDCGADFTLPGTDSVGEWQSATIRLSCFGDAGLDLTAIDRPLVLTSAADNKLSMSFAGLATSPGGTACPE, from the coding sequence ATGACCCGTCAAAACTGGCTTCTGACAACCGCCGCATCCGCCCTCCTCCTTACCGCCTGCGGCGGCAAGGAGGATGCAGCGGATACGGATAAAAAAGCCGCTGCCTATACCAAAGCTGACGACCCGAATGTCCACCCGGAAATCTGGCCCAAGGGCCAGAGCCCGGTCGAGCGCGATGAAGCCATCGAAGAACGCGTCGCTGAAATCCTCGCCGGCATGACGCTGGAACAAAAAGTCGGTCAGGTCATTCAGGGCGACATTGGGGCGACGACCCCTGATGATGTCGCCAAATACCATCTTGGCTCGGTCCTCAATGGCGGGAACTCCGCGCCCAAAGGCGACCTGCGTATCTCTCCGACGGAATGGCTAGCCCTTGCCGATGAGTTCTGGGATGCATCCGTCGGCCCGGACGGCGACGGCATACCAGCGATCTGGGGTACGGACGCCGTGCACGGACATTCAAACATCATTGGCGCCACGATCTTTCCGCATAATATCGGGCTTGGCGCCGCCAATGACCCCGAGCTGATCCGCCGGATCGGCGAGGTGACCGCGCTCGAAATCGCTGTGACCGGGCTCGACTGGACCTTTGCCCCGACCGTTGCGACCCCGCGCGATGACCGCTGGGGCCGGACCTATGAGGGCTATTCCGAAGGCCCGGAGATTGTCGGTGCCTATGCGGCCGAAATGGTCAAGGGCCTTCAGGGTGAGGCGGGGACGGATGAATTCCTCGGCCCCGATAAGGTGATCTCCACCGTCAAGCACTTCCTCGGCGATGGTGGCACGAAAGACGGTATCGACCAGGGCGAGACCATCGCCACGGAAGAAGAGCTGCGCGATATCCACGCTGCGGGCTATATCCCCGCCATCAATGCCGGGGTGCAGTCGGCCATGGCCAGCTATTCGAGCTGGAACGGCCGCAAGATGCACGGCAACAAATCGCTCTTGTCGGATGTACTGGTCGATCAGCTCGGCTTTGACGGTTTCGTCGTCGGCGACTGGAACGGACACGGACAGATCAAGGATTGCGTGCCGACCGACTGCCTGCAATCGATCATGGCCGGGCTCGACATGTATATGGCGCCCGACAGCTGGAGGGGTCTCTATGAGAGCACCCTTGGCTACGCGAAATCGGGCGATCTGCCGATGGACCGTCTCGACGAGGCCGTCTCGAGGATCCTGCGGGTGAAACTCACCGCAGGTGTCTGGGAGAAGGGCCGCCCCTCGACACGGCCACTTGCCGGACAATGGGAGCTGCTCGGCGCGCCTGAGCACCGCGCTGTCGCACGCGAGGCTGTACGCAAATCTCTCGTCCTCCTCAAGAATGACGGCACGCTGCCAATTTCTCCGGGGGCGAATGTTCTGGTCACGGGCGCCGGCGCCAATGACATGAACATGCAGACCGGCGGCTGGACGATCTCTTGGCAGGGCACAGGCAATGCTCGCGAGGACTTCCCGAATGCCGACACGATTTGGGAAGGCATCGAGGCAACTGTCAACGCTTCGGGCGGCACGGCGACTTTGAGCGAGGACGGCTCTTACGAGACCGCGCCCGATGTTGCCATCGTCGTCTTCGGTGAAACACCCTATGCGGAGTTTCAGGGTGACCGGCCACACGTCGATTTCATGGACAATGCTGGCCTGAATGCCCTCACTTCCTATCAGGAAGCGGGTATCCCGGCTGTGGCTGTCTTCATTTCGGGCCGGCCGCTCTATGTGAACCCGGAACTGAATGCATCGAATGCTTTCCTTGCAGCCTGGCTGCCGGGCAGTGAAGGCGGTGGCGTCGCTGATGTTCTCTTCACAGATGCAGCAGGAAACACCCGTTACGACTTTACAGGCAGGCTCTCCTACTCTTGGCCAAAACGGCCGGATCAGGCGGTGCTGAATGTCGGGGATGCGGATTACGATCCGCTCTTTGCTTACGGCACGGGCCTTTCCTATGGCGATGACGGCAATCTCGAAGAGCTGCCTACGGACTATGTCGTCGCGGGTGGCGGCTCTGACATCGTCTTTGACGAAGGCTCATCAGGTGACTGGCGCATGTCGGTCGTCACGGCCTACTCTCCTCCAGTGCAGGTCGAGGATGTGACAGCCGAGACGCAGGATGGCGCCCTCCGCCTCTCGCGGATCGACCGCGAAGCGCAGGAAGACTCGCTCGTCCTTGATTGGTCGGGAGCTGCGGAAGCTTCGTTCATCGTCAGTGGCGGCCCCGTCGACTGGTCTCGTCAGGCCAATGGCGAGCTTGCGCTGCAAGTCGATTATCGCCTTGATGAACCGCTGAGCGGGCCGATCTCCCTTGGCATGGGCTGTGGTGAAGATTGCGGCGCAGACTTCACTCTTCCGGGAACGGATAGTGTCGGCGAGTGGCAATCCGCCACGATCCGGCTCAGCTGTTTCGGCGATGCCGGACTTGACCTGACCGCCATTGACCGGCCGCTGGTTCTCACCTCGGCAGCGGACAACAAGCTGTCCATGTCCTTTGCGGGACTTGCGACGTCACCGGGCGGCACTGCCTGCCCCGAATAA